The Candidatus Dojkabacteria bacterium genome contains a region encoding:
- the nusA gene encoding transcription termination/antitermination protein NusA, which produces MAVQSELMTAINQISADRGIDADTVYQSITDAIKSAYEKEYGSDVEIDIDIDQREGILKAFLTKTVVKSVENNQTQVSKKEADTLTGQKVKIGDKIKVEVPVSDFGRIAARAAKNVLIGSIRTAERESIFDDIQTKIGNVVSAKIQRMRGETAIVEVDRAIAIMPPEEQIGNEFYKIGERYRVMIKGVEEVNNRKEVIVSRATNEFLAGLFEIEIPEIASGSVEIKSTAREVGFRSKVAVTSDQEGIDPIGSCIGQKGVRISNIMNELGTEKVDVIEWAENPERFIANALSPAKVIDVKINNKNEAIVNVDDDQVSLAIGREGQNVRLAAKLTGYKITVTAKSLKKKLTSESDVEELNKAAIEMREKIMAEETAKAEEEKKTKEEDKSKSEPVK; this is translated from the coding sequence ATGGCTGTTCAGTCAGAGCTAATGACCGCAATAAACCAAATAAGTGCAGACCGTGGAATAGATGCAGATACAGTTTATCAATCTATAACCGATGCAATCAAGTCAGCTTACGAAAAAGAATATGGATCAGATGTCGAAATTGATATTGATATCGACCAAAGGGAAGGTATTCTTAAGGCATTTTTAACTAAAACCGTTGTTAAATCAGTTGAAAACAATCAAACCCAAGTTTCCAAAAAAGAAGCAGATACCCTAACCGGTCAAAAGGTCAAAATTGGCGACAAAATAAAGGTTGAAGTTCCCGTAAGTGACTTCGGAAGAATTGCCGCAAGAGCTGCTAAAAACGTTCTTATCGGCAGTATCAGAACCGCAGAGCGCGAGTCAATCTTTGATGACATACAAACAAAAATCGGGAATGTTGTATCAGCCAAGATTCAACGAATGCGAGGCGAAACCGCAATAGTGGAAGTTGATCGAGCAATTGCAATAATGCCTCCTGAAGAACAAATAGGAAACGAATTTTATAAAATCGGCGAGCGTTACAGAGTAATGATCAAAGGTGTCGAGGAAGTAAATAACCGAAAAGAAGTAATTGTATCTCGTGCAACAAACGAATTTCTGGCCGGACTATTTGAAATAGAAATTCCAGAAATAGCGTCGGGTTCTGTTGAAATAAAAAGTACAGCCCGTGAAGTCGGATTTAGAAGTAAAGTTGCGGTAACCTCCGATCAAGAAGGAATTGACCCTATTGGATCATGTATTGGTCAAAAGGGAGTAAGAATCTCAAATATTATGAATGAACTCGGGACGGAAAAGGTCGATGTTATTGAGTGGGCCGAAAATCCTGAACGATTCATTGCAAATGCACTTAGCCCCGCCAAAGTGATCGATGTAAAAATTAATAACAAAAATGAAGCCATTGTTAATGTGGACGATGATCAAGTCTCATTGGCAATAGGTCGAGAGGGTCAGAACGTGAGACTTGCAGCAAAATTAACAGGTTATAAAATAACCGTAACGGCAAAGAGCCTTAAGAAAAAACTCACAAGTGAAAGCGATGTCGAAGAATTGAATAAAGCTGCAATAGAAATGCGTGAAAAAATAATGGCAGAAGAGACAGCAAAGGCAGAAGAGGAAAAGAAAACCAAAGAGGAAGATAAGTCGAAGAGTGAACCAGTAAAGTAG